A window from Populus trichocarpa isolate Nisqually-1 chromosome 3, P.trichocarpa_v4.1, whole genome shotgun sequence encodes these proteins:
- the LOC7480791 gene encoding dynamin-related protein 4C isoform X4 has product MSLVLNRCGSVSEEMSNSSENEVESLPQTIEEKHQELVVSHVPIVSSFNERIRPLLDAVDKLRHLQVMKEGIQLPTIVVVGDQSSGKSSVLESLAGISLPRGQGICTRVPLIMRLQHHTAPEPELSLEFNGKTVPTSEAEIAHAIILATDEIAGNAKGISNTPLTLVVKKNGVPDLTMVDLPGITRVPVHGQPENIYEQIADIIMEYIRPEESIILNVLSATVDFTTCESIRMSQKVDKNGERTLAAVTKADRSPEGLLEKVTADDVNIGLGYVCVRNRIGDESYKEARKEEADLFENHPLLSKIDKSIVGIPVLAQKLVQIQATIIARCLPEIVRKINEKLNASISELNRMPKTLSSVGEALTTFMGIVGSAKESLNKIIVRGEYDEYPEDKNMHCTARFVEMLNQYSGELRKCSENDLTGNFLMDEIQVLEEAKGIQLPNFLPRTTFLAILQKKVEKISHIPVAFVEKVWTYIEGVVISVLMHHSENYHQLQLSTRRAGHNLIARMKEHSRNWVTEIVQMEKLTDYTSNPEYMNDWNKLMAQQHDFTRDVLEKVYITTFKIEGLGEVPIAGLRGYEQHVLLQAFDLKMRMTAYWKIVLRRLVDFMALHLQFCARNLVNKEMEEEIVQELAGRHDGAIERMLEESPAVAAKREKLNVSIKLLRESNNVLANIMDKIASNI; this is encoded by the coding sequence GTCATGAAAGAAGGCATACAACTCCCCaccattgttgttgttggtgatCAATCTTCAGGGAAATCTAGTGTTCTTGAATCACTAGCTGGTATCAGCCTCCCTCGTGGCCAGGGCATCTGCACCAGAGTACCTCTCATAATGAGGTTGCAACATCACACAGCTCCAGAACCAGAGCTTTCCTTGGAGTTCAATGGCAAAACAGTACCTACCAGCGAAGCCGAAATCGCCCATGCCATAATTCTTGCCACTGATGAGATTGCAGGCAATGCTAAGGGCATATCAAACACACCATTGACTCTGGTAGTGAAAAAGAATGGCGTTCCGGACCTTACAATGGTTGATCTCCCTGGAATCACTAGAGTTCCTGTCCATGGTCAGCCTGAAAACATCTATGAGCAGATAGCGGATATCATTATGGAGTACATAAGGCCTGAAGAGAGTATTATCCTTAATGTTTTGTCTGCAACTGTTGATTTTACCACTTGTGAATCTATTAGGATGTCACAGAAAGTGGATAAGAATGGTGAGAGGACTCTCGCCGCGGTCACCAAAGCAGACAGATCTCCAGAAGGACTGCTTGAGAAGGTTACGGCTGATGATGTGAATATAGGTCTGGGTTATGTCTGTGTCAGAAATCGTATTGGTGATGAATCTTACAAGGAAGCACGCAAGGAAGAAGCTGACTTGTTTGAAAATCATCCTCTTCTATCCAAGATTGATAAATCCATTGTGGGCATCCCAGTTTTGGCtcaaaaactggttcaaattCAAGCAACTATTATAGCAAGATGCTTGCCAGAGATAGTGAGGAAGATTAATGAGAAGCTGAATGCAAGTATCTCGGAACTGAACAGGATGCCAAAGACTTTGTCCTCGGTTGGTGAAGCCCTGACAACTTTCATGGGCATTGTTGGATCCGCCAAAGAGTCGCTAAACAAGATCATTGTGAGAGGAGAATATGATGAGTATCCAGAAGATAAAAATATGCATTGCACTGCCAGATTCGTTGAAATGCTCAACCAATACTCAGGTGAACTTCGTAAGTGCTCTGAAAATGACCTTACAGGGAACTTTTTGATGGATGAGATTCAGGTTTTGGAGGAAGCCAAAGGGATTCAATTGCCAAATTTCCTTCCCCGCACCACCTTCCTTGCTATTCTGCAGAAAAAGGTTGAAAAGATATCACACATACCAGTTGCCTTTGTTGAGAAAGTGTGGACTTACATTGAAGGTGTGGTCATATCTGTTTTGATGCATCACTCGGAAAACTACCACCAGCTTCAGCTATCCACTCGACGAGCAGGCCATAATCTCATAGCAAGAATGAAAGAGCATTCTAGAAATTGGGTCACAGAGATTGTTCAAATGGAGAAACTGACAGATTATACAAGCAATCCTGAATACATGAATGACTGGAACAAGCTCATGGCTCAACAGCATGATTTCACGCGTGATGTCCTGGAAAAAGTGTACATTACTACATTCAAGATTGAAGGTTTGGGAGAGGTTCCAATTGCTGGTCTCAGGGGGTATGAGCAGCATGTTTTGCTTCAAGCTTTCGACTTGAAAATGAGAATGACTGCTTACTGGAAAATTGTTTTGAGGAGGTTGGTTGATTTTATGGCTCTGCATTTGCAGTTCTGTGCTCGAAATCTTGTGAACAAGGAAATGGAAGAGGAGATCGTCCAGGAGCTTGCCGGTAGACATGATGGTGCGATAGAAAGAATGTTAGAGGAATCTCCAGCTGTAGCTGCTAAGCGTGAGAAGCTGAATGTGAGCATCAAGTTGTTGAGGGAGTCCAACAATGTCCTGGCAAACATCATGGACAAAATTGCTTCAAATATCTAG